The region AGCAGCGCTTCAAGCCCCGCTACTTTGTCGACAACGTGGGGATTACCGTCAAAGGCGCGCTTGCGTCTGTGGCGTTGGGAGCGGTGGCGTTTTGGTTGGTGGGTAATCTGGCCTCCATGACGTTCTGGGCGCTGATGTCGGCGTTGATTCTTCTCAATGGCGTGTTCGCCAACCTGATGCGCCGCCCCACTAAACAAGGACGTAAACTGCTGGATCATATCGAGGGCCTGAAACTGTACCTGTCGGTGGCCTCCAGAGATGAAATCGCCGGACTGGAACACCGTAACGCCGATGAGCCTCCGCTCAACGCCGAGCGTTATGAGAGTCTCTTGCCCTTCGCCCTGGCCCTGGGGGTCGAAGAGGCTTGGACCGGCCAGTTCATCAAGGCGGTGGGAACGGAGGCCGCCACCAGTGCGGCCCATGCCATGCATTGGTACCACGGTCCGCTTGGTCGCGGTGGGCTGGCTAGCCTGGGCAGTGACCTGGGCAAAACGCTCAGCTCACAGATCGCCTCCGCGTCTGCCGCTCCCGGTACCAGCTCGGGGGGCGGTGGTGGCGGTTTCTCCGGTGGCGGTGGCGGAGGCGGCGGTGGAGGCGGTCGCTAGCCGTTAGCGCCCGAGACCGCTAAGATCAGGTTTTAGGTCGACCGGAGCCCCCATGAGTCTCAAGCAGATCGATCAGTTGCTGAACCCGCGCTCGGTGGTGGTCATCGGTGCTTCCAACAAGCCGAATCGCCCCGGTAATGCCGTGATGCGCAATCTGCTGCAAGGCAACTTTGCCGGGCCGATCATGCCGGTGACACCCAAGTATCAGGCGGTCAATGGGGTGCTGGCCTACGGCTCGATCGAGGCGCTGCCGGAGGTGCCGGATCTGGCGATCATCTGCACCCGGGCGGCTCGGGTACCGGCCTTGATTCAACAGTTGGGCAAGAAGGGCACACGCAGCGTCATTGTGATTGCGGCCGGACTGGATGAGGTGCACACCGCCCAGGGCACCAGTCTGCAGGAGCAGATGCTGGCGATTGCCCGGCACTGGGGTGTGCGCCTGCTGGGGCCCAACTGTCTGGGGTTGTTTGTGCCCGCCATCGGGCTGAACGCCAGCTATGCCCACACCCATGCGTTGCCGGGCAAGGTGGCGTTTGTGTCCCAGTCGTCGGGTGTGTGCGTCACCATTCTCGATTGGGCGAAACGGCGGCGCATCGGTTTTTCTCATTTCATCGCCCTCGGTGACGGGGCCGATATCGACTTTGATGAGTTGATTGATTACCTCGGTCGCGACCCCAAAACCCGGGCAATTCTCCTGTATATCGACTCCATTCGCGACGGGCGGGCTTTCCTGTCGGCGGCCCGGGCTGCAGCTGCGGGCAAGCCGATTCTTTTGATCAAGGCCGGGAATGCCCGGGAGGTGTCGGATGCGGTCAGCCGGGTGCCCGCCGAGCAGCGCGGCTCGGATCGGGTGTACGATGCGGCTTTCCGGCGTGCGGGGATGCTGCGGGTGCAGGACCTGAGGGATCTGTTTGCAGCGGTGGAAACTCTGGCATACGGTCGGGAGCTGACCAGTGAGCGGCTGGTCATCCTGGCCAACGGCAATGGACCGGCGGCAATGGCGGCGGATGCGCTGGTACAGCGTGGTGGGCATCTGGTGACGCTCAGCGAGCAAACCGAAGAGGCGCTCGGCCGCCTGGTGCCCAGCGGTGGTCGGGCCCGCAATCCGGTAAACCTTCTGGGGGATGCACCCCCGGAGCTGTACCGGCAGGCATTGGCAACGATTTTGGCCAGCGGCGAAGCGGATAACGTTCTGGTCATGCACGCCCCTTCCGCGCTGCATGTCGGCGAGGTCTATGCCGAAGCCGTACTCCAGGCCTATGAGGCGCACGTCGGGCGCAAACCCAATCTGCTGGTGAACTGGATGGGGGAAGATGCGGCCTATTCGGCCCGGGAGCGTTTTGCCCAGGCGGGTATCGCCTCGTTTCGCACTCCGGAGGGTGCGGTGGCGGCCTTTATGTACCGGGTTCAATATCGGCGCAACCAGAAGCTGCTGTCGGAGACGCCGGACTCGGTCAGTGAGCTGATTCCTCACCACCCGGTATCGGTGCGCGAGATCATCGAGCGGGCACTGGCGTCGGAGCAGTTTGAGCTGCCTGCTCCGGAGGTGGCCGAGATGGTGAGTGCCTACGGAATCCGTACCCGACTCCCTGATGTGGGCGACAGTGCGCAACAGGTGTATCCGGATGGCATTGCCCTGCGAATTCAGGTGCGGGTCGACCCGGTGTTCGGGCCGGTGATTGTTCTGGGGGAAGCGGGCGGGTCGGCCGATTGGCAGCACAACGCGGTGGTGGCCTTGCCACCATTGAATATGGCGCTGGCCCGCTACCTGGTGATTCAGGCACTCGCCGAGGGCAAAATCCGCGAGCGCCACCAGCCCCTGGAGCGTCACTCGCTCTGTCTGCTGCTGAGCCAGGTGAGTCAACTGGTGGTGGACAATCCGGAGTTGGCCAGCCTGGATCTGCAGCCGGTGGTGATGTGCCAGGGCGTCTACACTGCGCTGGAGGTCTCGGCCCGTCTTGCACCGGCCGAGCAGGCGCGCCCCTTGGCTATCCGGCCTTATCCCAAAGAGCTGGAGCAACGAGTCACACTGAAGGATGGCCGCTCCGTGCTCCTGAGACCAATTCGCCCGGAGGACGAGGCTCGTCAGCAGGCATTCGACCATGCCCTCAGCCGGGAGGATCGCTACAACCGTTATTTTGGCGAGGTGTCGGAGTTTTCTCACGAACAGATGGCGCGAGTGACCCAGATCGACTACGACCGGGAGATGGTGTTTATCGCCACCGAGCGGGAGGAACGGGGCGAGGAGGTCACGCTGGGAATAGTCCAGGCCCAGATGGACCCGGATAACCACGAGGGGGAGTTCAGCATCGCCATTCGCAGTGATCTCAAAGGCCAGGGGTTGGGACGGTTGTTGCTGGGCAAAATGTTGGACCACTGCCGCGCCCAGGGCGCCCGGCGCCTGATCGGGTGGACCCTGCCACAAAACCGGGGCATGGCCAGCCTGGCGCGAAGCCTCGGTTTTCAGGTGAAGTATGACCCGGAGGAGGAAGTGGTCGAGATGCAGATTGAGTTGAGGGTGCCTGACTGAGCCTCCGGGGGTTGAATCAATCCTCAGGGCGCTCATTCACTTCAGTACTATAATCAGAGAACCCATTCAGAGTTCATTGCCGTTAAGGGAGATTGCTATGAATGAACACCAGCACAGCCAGCAGGGTCACCCGCACGCCGTAAAGGATCCCGTTTGCGGAATGACCGTTGACCCCCACACCGCGGAGCACCGCAGCCAACACGGGGGGAAAACCTGGTACTTCTGTTCGTCACGCTGTCAGTCCCGGTTTGATGAAAATCCAGAGCAATACCTTGGAGAGCAACCACCGAGGGAGGCGTCGATATCTCCGGGCACGATGTACACCTGCCCGATGCATCCGGAAATTCGCCAACCGGGCCCGGGGGACTGCCCCATCTGCGGCATGGCGCTGGAGCCCGAACAGGTGAGCCTGAATGAGGGGCCCTCTGAAGAACTCAAGGACATGACCCGCCGGTTCTGGGTTGGCCTGGTGTTGACACTGCCGGTGCTGGTGCTCGAAATGGGGGGGCACCTGACCGGGCTTGACCATATTGTGCCGGCGCAGATGTCCAACTGGATACAGGGGGTACTGGCCACGCCTGTGGTGCTCTGGTGTGGCTGGCCCTTCTTTGTCCGGGGCTGGAAATCCGTCGTCAGCCGCAACCTGAACATGTTTACCCTCATCGCCATCGGCACCGGTGTGGCGTTGATTTACAGTCTGGTGGCCACGTTGGTACCTCAGGTGTTTCCGGAGGCGTTTCGCCAGGACGATGGATCGGTTGCCGTTTATTTCG is a window of Marinimicrobium sp. C6131 DNA encoding:
- a CDS encoding bifunctional acetate--CoA ligase family protein/GNAT family N-acetyltransferase, giving the protein MSLKQIDQLLNPRSVVVIGASNKPNRPGNAVMRNLLQGNFAGPIMPVTPKYQAVNGVLAYGSIEALPEVPDLAIICTRAARVPALIQQLGKKGTRSVIVIAAGLDEVHTAQGTSLQEQMLAIARHWGVRLLGPNCLGLFVPAIGLNASYAHTHALPGKVAFVSQSSGVCVTILDWAKRRRIGFSHFIALGDGADIDFDELIDYLGRDPKTRAILLYIDSIRDGRAFLSAARAAAAGKPILLIKAGNAREVSDAVSRVPAEQRGSDRVYDAAFRRAGMLRVQDLRDLFAAVETLAYGRELTSERLVILANGNGPAAMAADALVQRGGHLVTLSEQTEEALGRLVPSGGRARNPVNLLGDAPPELYRQALATILASGEADNVLVMHAPSALHVGEVYAEAVLQAYEAHVGRKPNLLVNWMGEDAAYSARERFAQAGIASFRTPEGAVAAFMYRVQYRRNQKLLSETPDSVSELIPHHPVSVREIIERALASEQFELPAPEVAEMVSAYGIRTRLPDVGDSAQQVYPDGIALRIQVRVDPVFGPVIVLGEAGGSADWQHNAVVALPPLNMALARYLVIQALAEGKIRERHQPLERHSLCLLLSQVSQLVVDNPELASLDLQPVVMCQGVYTALEVSARLAPAEQARPLAIRPYPKELEQRVTLKDGRSVLLRPIRPEDEARQQAFDHALSREDRYNRYFGEVSEFSHEQMARVTQIDYDREMVFIATEREERGEEVTLGIVQAQMDPDNHEGEFSIAIRSDLKGQGLGRLLLGKMLDHCRAQGARRLIGWTLPQNRGMASLARSLGFQVKYDPEEEVVEMQIELRVPD